One segment of Cyanobacteriota bacterium DNA contains the following:
- a CDS encoding bifunctional nuclease family protein: MVEMKVAGIALDAATRHPIVLLRDASDRRALPIYIAQDQAHAIIRALENQPPPRPLTHDLMANFLEVWGITLERVVIHSLQDSTFYAVLTMRQGDTKKEIDARPSDAIAIALRTDSPIWVMEEVIAEASIPVDQDADEAERQAFRAFLSNLRPEDFAQHGGESDSDEANLDVDTGN, translated from the coding sequence ATGGTTGAGATGAAAGTCGCTGGGATTGCTTTGGATGCAGCTACGCGCCATCCGATTGTCCTCCTGCGAGATGCGTCTGATCGCCGTGCCCTACCGATTTACATTGCTCAAGATCAGGCACACGCTATTATCCGTGCCCTGGAGAATCAACCCCCACCTCGTCCACTTACCCATGATTTGATGGCGAACTTTCTTGAAGTCTGGGGTATTACTCTAGAGCGGGTTGTTATTCACTCGTTACAAGACAGCACCTTTTATGCTGTGCTAACGATGCGCCAAGGAGACACGAAGAAGGAAATAGATGCACGACCGAGTGACGCGATCGCTATAGCCCTGCGTACCGATTCACCCATCTGGGTTATGGAAGAGGTGATTGCTGAGGCCTCAATTCCAGTTGACCAAGACGCTGATGAGGCAGAACGTCAAGCCTTTCGAGCATTTCTCTCAAACCTCCGCCCTGAAGATTTTGCTCAACATGGCGGAGAGTCTGACAGTGACGAGGCTAACCTTGATGTAGATACGGGTAACTAG
- a CDS encoding DUF3119 family protein yields the protein MTSSSSTTIPSSVTQLAPSYWLPLALIVVAIPMVVVQLWLSLMISLFGLFLMVQAVTLRLCFTSSDLDIYRGNTLIRRFPYSEWVNWRIFWPSVPILFYFREVKSIHFLPILFDPKQLQVCLEYYCPHVD from the coding sequence GTGACATCTTCCTCATCAACAACGATACCTTCATCTGTAACTCAGCTAGCACCTAGCTATTGGTTACCGCTGGCCTTAATAGTTGTTGCCATACCAATGGTAGTGGTGCAACTGTGGTTATCCTTGATGATTTCTCTGTTTGGGTTGTTTTTGATGGTTCAAGCGGTCACCTTACGGCTATGCTTTACCAGTAGCGACTTGGATATTTATCGTGGCAATACCCTGATTCGGCGTTTTCCCTACAGTGAGTGGGTAAACTGGCGAATTTTTTGGCCTTCAGTACCGATCCTCTTTTATTTCCGAGAAGTTAAGAGCATTCATTTTCTGCCAATTTTGTTTGATCCCAAGCAGCTTCAAGTTTGTCTAGAGTACTATTGCCCTCACGTTGATTAG
- a CDS encoding aldo/keto reductase produces the protein MQYRRFGKTDLFLSVFSLGTMRCVTSAEATRATVEAAIAAGVNHIETASSYGDSECYVGSALKSLGIPRQQVYITTKIPPPTQAATVSQQIDRSLSRLQLDYVDCLAIHGINTWQHLAQVEGCLSTLQQALASGVIRHLGFSTHASLDLILTTIATGWFEFVNLHYYYFFQRHEPAVQQAARMDMGVFIISPADKGGLLHQPSTTLRQLCAPWSPLALTYRFLLSDPRITTLSVGAATPAELDEPLALADNTLPLTEAEQDSLKRLQNQQTQKLLTEECSQCYACLPCPEGIHIPEVLRLRNLSIAYDMTAYAQYRYSMFENAGHWFPGNRGDRCTACGDCLPRCPESLNIPALLQDAHQRLHGKPGRRLWE, from the coding sequence ATGCAGTACCGGCGCTTTGGCAAGACTGATCTTTTCCTATCAGTGTTTTCTCTGGGTACGATGCGCTGTGTAACTTCAGCAGAGGCCACTAGGGCAACTGTTGAGGCTGCGATCGCTGCTGGCGTTAATCATATAGAAACAGCTAGTAGCTATGGAGATAGCGAGTGCTATGTGGGATCAGCTCTCAAATCTTTGGGCATTCCTCGTCAGCAGGTTTACATCACGACAAAAATTCCTCCTCCAACTCAGGCTGCTACGGTTAGCCAGCAGATCGATCGCAGCTTGAGTCGGCTACAACTAGATTATGTAGACTGCTTAGCAATTCACGGCATCAATACCTGGCAACATCTGGCTCAGGTTGAGGGTTGCTTGTCAACTCTACAGCAAGCCCTTGCTAGCGGTGTCATTCGTCATCTAGGTTTTTCAACCCACGCTTCGCTGGATCTAATTTTGACCACGATCGCAACTGGTTGGTTTGAGTTTGTCAACTTGCATTACTACTACTTCTTCCAGCGCCATGAACCGGCTGTTCAGCAAGCAGCAAGGATGGACATGGGTGTCTTTATTATTTCGCCTGCGGACAAAGGGGGTCTTCTGCATCAACCTTCTACAACTCTACGCCAGCTTTGTGCACCATGGTCACCGCTAGCCTTGACCTATCGGTTTCTATTAAGCGACCCTCGTATCACTACATTGAGTGTAGGTGCAGCCACTCCCGCAGAGCTAGATGAGCCGCTAGCCTTGGCAGACAATACCCTACCGCTCACAGAAGCAGAGCAGGATAGCCTTAAACGCCTGCAAAACCAGCAAACCCAGAAGTTATTAACTGAAGAATGTAGCCAATGCTATGCCTGCTTACCTTGTCCAGAGGGTATTCACATTCCTGAAGTACTGCGGCTACGTAACTTGTCGATCGCCTATGATATGACGGCCTATGCTCAATACCGCTATAGCATGTTTGAAAATGCTGGACACTGGTTTCCAGGAAATCGAGGCGATCGTTGTACAGCCTGTGGTGATTGCCTTCCTCGCTGCCCAGAGTCTCTCAATATTCCGGCATTGCTACAGGATGCTCACCAGCGGCTACACGGCAAGCCAGGACGAAGACTATGGGAGTAG
- a CDS encoding DUF2949 domain-containing protein has translation MSGVTKERLIDFLQTELAVPDAAIAFAKRQGEQDPSLLPLTLWQYGLVTLDQLNQIFDWLGIL, from the coding sequence ATGAGTGGGGTTACAAAGGAACGATTGATTGACTTTTTACAGACTGAATTAGCGGTGCCAGATGCAGCGATCGCCTTTGCGAAGCGCCAAGGAGAGCAGGATCCAAGCCTGTTGCCCCTGACCTTGTGGCAATATGGTTTAGTAACGTTAGACCAGTTAAATCAAATCTTTGACTGGTTGGGCATTCTGTAA